One Panicum virgatum strain AP13 chromosome 3N, P.virgatum_v5, whole genome shotgun sequence DNA segment encodes these proteins:
- the LOC120668154 gene encoding transcription repressor OFP1-like, with the protein MSNHHRFKLSHLMPNSWFYKLRDMKRPGPRPPSQRNIETTRTSKRSSHYYHGTTTPKPLPLSPPRSYHYMNTKLRPSTLHLNPKASDIQFPIDHHRHHQHHHMPATTASAIVIDKASHEFQDLQLRPIRTRPAPTGSTSGTCPSSPRLRSRRVHALTDGRVSTTRASGHRRSAARRSFAVVKASTDPPSDFRESMVEMIIENNMHTPEDMQELLECYLSLNSREYHGVIKEVFRGVWLEIAKEIVED; encoded by the coding sequence atgagcaACCATCATAGGTTCAAACTATCCCATCTCATGCCAAACTCATGGTTCTACAAGCTGAGGGACATGAAGAGACCAGGGCCACGGCCACCAAGCCAAAGGAACATCGAAACAACAAGGACCTCCAAGAGATCAAGCCACTACTACCATGGAACCACCACTCCAAAGCCGCTTCCACTATCGCCACCAAGATCCTACCACTACATGAACACAAAGCTACGCCCCTCCACTCTCCATCTTAATCCAAAGGCATCAGACATCCAATTCCCCATAGACCATCACCGCCATCACCAACATCATCACATGCCAGCAACGACGGCAAGTGCCATTGTCATTGATAAAGCCAGCCACGAGTTTCAAGACTTGCAGCTTCGTCCGATTCGCACCAGGCCAGCGCCTACCGGATCAACAAGTGGTACGTGCCCCAGTTCACCGAGGCTGAGGAGTAGAAGGGTACATGCTCTCACTGATGGTAGGGTCAGCACTACGAGAGCTAGTGGTCACCGGAGAAGTGCCGCGAGGAGGAGCTTTGCTGTCGTGAAGGCATCGACGGACCCGCCCAGCGACTTCAGAGAGAGCATGGTGGAGATGATCATTGAGAACAACATGCACACGCCGGAGGATATGCAGGAACTTCTTGAGTGCTACTTGTCGCTGAACTCCAGGGAGTACCATGGAGTTATCAAGGAGGTGTTCAGGGGAGTTTGGCTAGAGATTGCTAAAGAGATTGTTGAGGATTGA
- the LOC120665899 gene encoding uncharacterized protein LOC120665899 isoform X1: MDPQIPACVKATRSPLEAREAQEEPPGLEPRGTGSGKRTEDSCWGLQPGRQRGSTTGAEQPADLFINKQMKRARGRTKLGKKQAEAVRETGIELVTSIGFQGLLFFPNIRNLNRKFILWLMVRVDPLTSSLEIDDKRRIEFDKHDVGHVFGIPTSGISVGEMGKPRVEVIASIKRKFLGIEAKDNRSIKAAKDIIEKEFKRDTTPEEENAFKIAFVVYVMATLLCLGAKYDYASVEYWNAIQDPDKLVSAGRRTPELALEVAKELVQSIVEHTSSSSDGESSKAMDDAGYKATVQCSFDLNVAIKKEVDDSAESGLLESVLKVSLEGNAQMPHAPTVEPHQGEASAPHSATAPLQALLGLPSFVVVFTGMFVHSIKLPAAFSATNFSEIHPAVVLRGDSVVETLVRVESIEGSIHFMNGVAEPPKVTGPGCSDFCC; encoded by the exons ATGGACCCGCAGATACCAGCATGCGTCAAAGCCACCAGATCTCCGCTTGAAGCGAGAGAGGCGCAAGAAGAACCGCCGGGGCTTGAACCAAGAGGCACCGGATCTGGGAAAAGAACCGAGGATTCATGCTGGGGGTTGCAGCCAGGAAGACAAAGGGGATCGACGACGGGGGCGGAACAGCCAGCCGATTTGTTCATCAACAAACAG ATGAAGAGGGCAAGAGGAAGGACAAAATTAGGAAAGAAGCAAGCAGAAGCCGTCCGTGAGACTGGGATTGAATTAGTAACTAGTATAGGGTTCCAAGGGCTGTTGTTCTTCCCAAACATCAGAAATCTGAACCGAAAATTCATTCTTTGGTTGATGGTTAGAGTGGATCCACTGACGTCATCATTGGAGATTGATGATAAAAGAAGAATTGAGTTTGATAAGCACGATGTAGGGCATGTGTTTGGAATACCTACAAGTGGTATATCTGTAGGAGAAATGGGCAAAccaagagttgaagtgataGCAAGCATAAAAAGAAAATTCCTGGGCATAGAAGCAAAGGACAACAGAAGCATAAAGGCAGCAAAGGACATAATCGAGAAGGAATTCAAGAGGGACACAACACCTGAGGAAGAGAATGCATTCAAAATCGCATTTGTT GTGTACGTTATGGCAACACTATTGTGCCTAGGAGCCAAGTATGATTATGCATCAGTGGAGTACTGGAATGCAATACAAGATCCAGACAAGCTGGTCTCGGCGGGCCGTAGGACGCCCGAGCTCGCACTTGAGGTGGCCAAGGAGCTAGTTCAATCCATCGTCGAACACACAAGCAGCAGCTCTGATGGCGAGAGCTCCAAG GCCATGGACGATGCAGGCTACAAGGCTACTGTGCAATGCTCATTCGACCTCAACGTGGCTATAAAAAAAGAGGTAGATGACTCGGCGGAATCTGGGTTGCTGGAATCCGTGCTGAAGGTGTCGCTAGAGGGGAATGCCCAGATGCCACACGCCCCAACTGTTGAACCACATCAG GGAGAAGCATCAGCACCTCACTCTGCAACAGCGCCGCTACAAGCTCTCCTCGGCTTGCCCAGCTTTGTCGTGGTCTTCACCGGCATGTTTGTCCACAGCATT AAACTTCCTGCAGCATTCAGTGCGACCAACTTTTCAGAGATACACCCAGCCGTAGTACTGCGTGGAGACAGTGTGGTCGAGACCCTGGTCAGAGTTGAGTCTATAGAGGGTAGCATCCATTTCATGAacggtgtggcagaaccacccaaagtaactgggcccgggtgctctGATTTTTGTTGCTAG
- the LOC120665899 gene encoding uncharacterized protein LOC120665899 isoform X2, which produces MDPQIPACVKATRSPLEAREAQEEPPGLEPRGTGSGKRTEDSCWGLQPGRQRGSTTGAEQPADLFINKQMKRARGRTKLGKKQAEAVRETGIELVTSIGFQGLLFFPNIRNLNRKFILWLMVRVDPLTSSLEIDDKRRIEFDKHDVGHVFGIPTSGISVGEMGKPRVEVIASIKRKFLGIEAKDNRSIKAAKDIIEKEFKRDTTPEEENAFKIAFVVYVMATLLCLGAKYDYASVEYWNAIQDPDKLVSAGRRTPELALEVAKELVQSIVEHTSSSSDGESSKAMDDAGYKATVQCSFDLNVAIKKEVDDSAESGLLESVLKVSLEGNAQMPHAPTVEPHQGEASAPHSATAPLQALLGLPSFVVVFTGMFVHSIHLSALSLVT; this is translated from the exons ATGGACCCGCAGATACCAGCATGCGTCAAAGCCACCAGATCTCCGCTTGAAGCGAGAGAGGCGCAAGAAGAACCGCCGGGGCTTGAACCAAGAGGCACCGGATCTGGGAAAAGAACCGAGGATTCATGCTGGGGGTTGCAGCCAGGAAGACAAAGGGGATCGACGACGGGGGCGGAACAGCCAGCCGATTTGTTCATCAACAAACAG ATGAAGAGGGCAAGAGGAAGGACAAAATTAGGAAAGAAGCAAGCAGAAGCCGTCCGTGAGACTGGGATTGAATTAGTAACTAGTATAGGGTTCCAAGGGCTGTTGTTCTTCCCAAACATCAGAAATCTGAACCGAAAATTCATTCTTTGGTTGATGGTTAGAGTGGATCCACTGACGTCATCATTGGAGATTGATGATAAAAGAAGAATTGAGTTTGATAAGCACGATGTAGGGCATGTGTTTGGAATACCTACAAGTGGTATATCTGTAGGAGAAATGGGCAAAccaagagttgaagtgataGCAAGCATAAAAAGAAAATTCCTGGGCATAGAAGCAAAGGACAACAGAAGCATAAAGGCAGCAAAGGACATAATCGAGAAGGAATTCAAGAGGGACACAACACCTGAGGAAGAGAATGCATTCAAAATCGCATTTGTT GTGTACGTTATGGCAACACTATTGTGCCTAGGAGCCAAGTATGATTATGCATCAGTGGAGTACTGGAATGCAATACAAGATCCAGACAAGCTGGTCTCGGCGGGCCGTAGGACGCCCGAGCTCGCACTTGAGGTGGCCAAGGAGCTAGTTCAATCCATCGTCGAACACACAAGCAGCAGCTCTGATGGCGAGAGCTCCAAG GCCATGGACGATGCAGGCTACAAGGCTACTGTGCAATGCTCATTCGACCTCAACGTGGCTATAAAAAAAGAGGTAGATGACTCGGCGGAATCTGGGTTGCTGGAATCCGTGCTGAAGGTGTCGCTAGAGGGGAATGCCCAGATGCCACACGCCCCAACTGTTGAACCACATCAG GGAGAAGCATCAGCACCTCACTCTGCAACAGCGCCGCTACAAGCTCTCCTCGGCTTGCCCAGCTTTGTCGTGGTCTTCACCGGCATGTTTGTCCACAGCATT CATCTGAGCGCATTGTCACTGGTGACATAG